Proteins encoded within one genomic window of Mauremys mutica isolate MM-2020 ecotype Southern chromosome 11, ASM2049712v1, whole genome shotgun sequence:
- the NDE1 gene encoding nuclear distribution protein nudE homolog 1, which produces MEDLEGNHFKSVEEETSYWKELAMKYKQCAENTQEELREFQEGSREYEAELETQLQQTEFRNRDLLSENNRLRMELESIKEKIEMQHSEGYQQISVLEDDLAQTTAIKDQLQKYIRELEQANDDLERAKRATIMSLEDFEQRLNQAIERNAFLESELDEKENLLESVQRLKDEARDLRQELAVQQKQEKPKTPIRSTLETERTDTAVQATLSVPSTPAVRRGPNVSISTPGTFRRGFEDSYSGTPLTPAARISALNIVGDLLRKVGALESKLASCRNFVYDQSPNRPTMSSSMYLNKSRDGLEKRLSGSHMPLSDNGLGKRLEFGTRPSNIPAPLVHSPQGVVKMLL; this is translated from the exons ATGGAAGacttggaaggaaatcacttcaagTCAGTGGAAGAAGAAACCAGCTACTGGAAAGAACTGGCTATGAAATATAAACAATG TGCAGAAAATACACAGGAGGAACTGCGTGAGTTCCAAGAAGGGAGCCGAGAATATGAAGCAGAATTGGAGACACAGCTGCAACAAACAGAATTCAGAAATCGAGACCTTCTATCGGAAAACAATCGCCTTCGAATGGAACTGGAGTCAATTAAG GAGAAAATTGAAATGCAACATTCAGAAGGCTACCAGCAGATCTCTGTGCTAGAAGATGACCTGGCACAGACGACAGCTATTAAAGATCAACTACAGAAGTACATTCGAGAACTCGAGCAAGCAAACGATGACTTGGAAAGAGCAAAAAG AGCCACTATAATGTCTCTGGAGGACTTCGAACAGCGTTTGAACCAGGCCATTGAAAGAAATGCCTTTCTGGAGAGTGAGCTAGATGAGAAAGAGAATCTCCTGGAATCAGTGCAGCGATTGAAAGATGAAGCCAGAG ACTTAAGGCAAGAGCTTGCAGTGCAGCAGAAACAGGAGAAACCCAAAACACCGATACGAAGTACACTGGAGACAGAAAGGACGGACACAGCTGTGCAAGCAACCTTATCTGTGCCTTCAACTCCTGCAGTTCGTAGGGGACCCAATGTCAGTATAAGCACCCCAGGAACGTTTAGAAGAG GTTTTGAGGATAGTTACAGCGGGACCCCTCTCACACCAGCTGCCAGGATATCTGCGCTGAACATTGTGGGAGACTTACTGCGGAAAGTGGGG GCTCTGGAATCCAAACTTGCATCTTGTCGAAACTTTGTGTATGACCAGTCTCCAAACAGACCCACCATGTCCTCATCCATGTATCTGAACAAGAGCAGAGATGGCCTTGAAAAACGACTGAGCGGTTCCCACATGCCGTTGAGCGATAATGG GTTAGGGAAGCGCTTGGAGTTTGGAACACGGCCTTCAAATATTCCTGCACCACTGGTACATTCCCCACAAGGTGTAGTCAAGATGTTACTTTGA